CGCTACCCGCTTGTCGACGGCCAAGGAAACTTCGGTTCCCCCGGCAACGACGGCCCGGCGGCCATGCGCTACACCGAGTGCAAGCTCACTCCGATTGCGATGGAGATGGTCCGCGACATCCGCGAGGACGCGGTGGAGTTCTCCTCCAACTTCGACGGCAAGACCCGCGAGCCGGACGTGCTGCCCTCGCGCGTGCCCAACCTGCTCATGAACGGCTCCGGCGGCATCGCCGTCGGTATGGCCACGAACATTCCGCCGCACAACCTGCGGGAGCTGGCGGAGGCCATCTACTGGATCTTGGATAACCCCGAGTCCGACGAAAAGACCACGCTGGACGCCGTCATGGAACGCGTCAAGGGCCCGGATTTCCCCACGGCCGGCCTCATCGTCGGCGACCAGGGCATCAAGGACGCCTACACCACCGGCCGCGGCTCGATCCGCATGCGCGGGGTGACGGAGATCGAGGAGATCGGCAACCGCCAGGTCATCGTCATCACGGAGCTGCCCTACCAGGTCAACCCGGATAACTTCATCGCCGGCATTGCGGACCAGATCAACAACGGCAAGATGCCGGGCGCGGCCCGCATCGAGGACGAATCCTCCGACCGCGTGGGCATGCGCATCGTGGTCACGCTGCGCCGCGACGCGGTCCCGCGCGTGGTGCTGAACAACCTGTACAAGCACTCGCAGCTGGAGACGAACTTCGCCGCGAACATGCTCTCCATCGTCGACGGGGTGCCGCGCACGCTGCGCCTCGACCAGATGCTGCGCTACTACGTCCAGCACCAGATCGACGTCATCGTCCGGCGCACCCGCTACCGCCTCGAGGAGGCGGAAAAGCGCGCCCACATCTTGCGCGGCCTGGTCAAGGCCCTCGACATGCTCGACGAGGTCATTGCCCTGATCCGCCGCTCGCCGACGGTGGACGAGGCCCGCGCCGGGCTAATTGAGCTTCTCGACGTCGACGAGGTGCAGGCCGACGCCATCCTCGCGATGCAGCTGCGCCGCCTGGCGGCCCTGGAACGCCAGAAGATCGTCGACGACCTCGCCGCCATCGAGCGCGAGATCGCCGATTACAAAGAGATCCTGGCCAACCCCGAGCGCCAGCGCGCGCTCGTGGCAGAGGAGCTCCGCGAGATCGTGGACAAGTACGGCGACGAGCGCCGCACCCAGCTCGTCGCCGCGACGGGCGACGTCACCGAGGAAGACCTCATCGCCCGCGAAAACGTGGTGGTCACCATCACCTCTACCGGCTACGCCAAGCGCACCAAGGTCGACTCCTACAAGTCCCAGAAGCGCGGCGGCAAGGGCGTGCGCGGCGCCGAGCTGAAGCAGGACGACGTGGTGAAGAACTTCTTCATCTGCTCGACCCACGACTGGATCCTCTTCTTCACCAACTTCGGCCGCGTCTACCGCCTCAAGGCCTACGAGCTGCCCGAGGCCGGGCGCACCGCCCGCGGACAGCACGTGGCCAACCTGCTGGAGTTTCAGCCCGAGGAGAAGATCGCCCAGGTCATCCAGATCCAGTCCTACGAGGACGCCCCCTACCTCGTCCTAGCCACCCGCGAGGGCCGGGTGAAGAAGTCGCGCCTGACGGACTACGAATCCGCGCGCTCGTCCGGGCTCATCGCCATCAACCTCAACGAGGGCGACTCGCTCATCGGTGCCGTGCTGGTCAACGAGGAGGAGGACATCCTTCTCGTCTCCGAGCAGGGCCAGGCGATTCGCTTCACCGCCGACGACGAGCAGCTGCGCCCGATGGGCCGCGCCACCGCCGGCG
This is a stretch of genomic DNA from Corynebacterium auris. It encodes these proteins:
- the gyrA gene encoding DNA gyrase subunit A; the protein is MSDDTLGGDEYDRIKPIDINEEMQTSYIDYAMSVIVGRALPDVRDGMKPVHRRVLYAMYDAGFRPERSYVKSVKAVGETMSNYHPHGDSAIYDTLVRMAQPWAMRYPLVDGQGNFGSPGNDGPAAMRYTECKLTPIAMEMVRDIREDAVEFSSNFDGKTREPDVLPSRVPNLLMNGSGGIAVGMATNIPPHNLRELAEAIYWILDNPESDEKTTLDAVMERVKGPDFPTAGLIVGDQGIKDAYTTGRGSIRMRGVTEIEEIGNRQVIVITELPYQVNPDNFIAGIADQINNGKMPGAARIEDESSDRVGMRIVVTLRRDAVPRVVLNNLYKHSQLETNFAANMLSIVDGVPRTLRLDQMLRYYVQHQIDVIVRRTRYRLEEAEKRAHILRGLVKALDMLDEVIALIRRSPTVDEARAGLIELLDVDEVQADAILAMQLRRLAALERQKIVDDLAAIEREIADYKEILANPERQRALVAEELREIVDKYGDERRTQLVAATGDVTEEDLIARENVVVTITSTGYAKRTKVDSYKSQKRGGKGVRGAELKQDDVVKNFFICSTHDWILFFTNFGRVYRLKAYELPEAGRTARGQHVANLLEFQPEEKIAQVIQIQSYEDAPYLVLATREGRVKKSRLTDYESARSSGLIAINLNEGDSLIGAVLVNEEEDILLVSEQGQAIRFTADDEQLRPMGRATAGVKGMRFRGDDQLLAMTVVADGQYLLVATTGGYGKRTPIEEYNAQGRGGMGVMTFKYTPKRGKLIGALAVEEEDQIFAITTAGGVIRTEVNQIRPSSRATMGVRLVDLSDGVELLAVDKNVEDEGEEEATAVAKGEKTLQEAMEITSSAPGKPEGEE